GCAGGGCCACGCCGACGGCGGCGAGGAGGCGGCGGTCGATGCGCCGGAGCACGGTGGTCACCATCGCCCTCACCCGTCGAACCCGGGGACGAACTCACCGGTGGGCAGGGCCAGCAGGTTCGCGGCGTACGCGTCGAACCACGGCCCCGTGCCGATGATGTTGCTGAGGATGGACACATAGGGGCCGAGCGCGGCGAGGGTAGCCTTGAGCTTGTCCTTCTTCGACACCAGGAACGAGACGAGCCCGTCGACCTCCTGGAGCGCCGGACCGATCTGCTCCTGGTTGTCCTCGACCACGCCGCGCAGCTCCTGGGCGAGGGCGCGGGCGTTGACCAGCAGCGCGTGGACCGCGTCCTTGCGCTTCGTCAGCTCCTGGAAGACCAGGTCGCTGTTCTTCATCAGCTCCACGATGTCCTCGCTGCGGTCGGCGAGGACCTGGGTGACCTCCTTCGAGCTCTCGAAGAGGGTCTGGATCTCGGCGTCGCGCGACGCGATGCTCCGTGAGAGCCGGGAGATGCCGTCGAAGGACGCCTGGATCTCGGGCGCGGACTCGTCGAGCGTGTCGGCCACGGTGTCGAGGGCCTGCGCGAGCTGGTCGGTGTCGATCTCCTCGGTCGTCGTGGTCAGGTCACCGAACACGCCGACGATGTCGTACGCCGCCTGGGTGCGCTCGACCGGGATGGTCCCGCCCGCCGCCAGCTGGCCCTTGCCGGCCGGCTGGAGGTCGAGGAACTTCTCACCGAGCAGGTTGAGCACCTCGATCGACGCGCTGCTCTCCTTGCCGAAGTCGACGTCGCCGTCGACCTCGAAGCGCACCTTCACCCGGTCTCCGGCGAGGGCGATGGCCGTGACCCGGCCGACCCGGATGCCGCCGACCTGGACGATATTGCCCTTCCGGATGCCGCTGGCGTCGCTGAACTCGGCGTAGTAGCTGGTGCCGCGGAAGCCGGGAAACTTGCCGAGGTTGAAGGTGGCGGCCGAGACGAGCGCCATGAGCACGAGGGTGATCACGCCCAGTCGCAGGATGCGGGCGTCACGGGCCTTGGTCGCGGGATGGGTCATCGGGGTCCCCGCGACGTTGTTCGGAGGAGCGAAGCGGGGGAGAAGAACGTCGTGGGGTGATTCATCGGTCCTGACACCTCGGGGCCGTGGACTTGAAGGAGAAGTCGGTGATGAACTTCTGGATCTCCTTGATGATCGGCAGGTCGCCGATCAGCGGGAGCCGGATGCTCGCCGAGACGCCGCAGACGTAGTACTGGTACCAGGAGCCGTAGGTGCCGGTCCGGGTCTGGTCGGTCATCGTCTCCGGCATCCGGTCGAGCAGCTCGGCGAGGTTGGCCCGGTTCTCCTTCTGGTTGAGCAGCTTGGAGAGCTCGCGGAGGGCGGCGATGTCCTCCTTGAGCAGCGGCCGGCCCCGGCGGAGCAGGTCGGCGACCGCCACGGTGAGCTCGGAGATGTTGTCGAGGGAGGATCCGATCGTGTCGCGGTCCTTCGCGAGATCGGTCATCCAATCCTTGAGCTCCACGATCAGCGTGCTCAGCTGCTCGTGGCGGTCGTCGACGGTCTTAAGGGTCTGGGTGAGGTTCGTGACGACCTCCCCGATCAGCTGGTCACGGTCGGCCAGGGTCGTGGTGAGCGACGCGGTGTGGTCGAGGAGGCTGCGCACCGTGCCGCCCTCGCCCTGGAGCACCTGGACGAGGTTCATGCTCAGCTCGTTGACCTGGTCGGGGGTGAGCGCGGCGAACAACGGCTTGAAGCCGTCGAAGAGGACGGTCAGATCGAGCGCAGGCTCGGTGTTGCCGACCGGGATCGTGGCACCGTCGACGAGCGGGTCCGCCGCGTCGGCGCCGGTCCCCTGCTCGAGGCTCATGTAGCGGTCGCCGACGAGGTTGAGGAAGCGGATGTTGGCCCGGGAGGCGGTCGTCAGCGTCACCCCGGCGTCGACCTTGAAGCTCACCTTGGCCATCGAGCGCCGGTAGTGCTCGACCTTCTTGACCTCGCCGACGTTGACGCCGGCGACCCGTACGTCGTCGCCCTTCTCCAGCATCGTCGCGTTGGTGAAGATCGCCTGGTACTCGTTGCGCTCGCCGAAGCCGATATTGCCCATGATCACCGCGAGCAGGCCGGTCACGAACACCGAGACCACCGTGAACACGCCGAGCTTGACCGCCGCGGCGACGGTGACCGCGTTGCGCTGGTTGCGGCCGCTCATCCGGCGGCCCTCCCCTCGCGCACGACGGGGCC
This region of Nocardioides sp. L-11A genomic DNA includes:
- a CDS encoding MlaD family protein; translated protein: MTHPATKARDARILRLGVITLVLMALVSAATFNLGKFPGFRGTSYYAEFSDASGIRKGNIVQVGGIRVGRVTAIALAGDRVKVRFEVDGDVDFGKESSASIEVLNLLGEKFLDLQPAGKGQLAAGGTIPVERTQAAYDIVGVFGDLTTTTEEIDTDQLAQALDTVADTLDESAPEIQASFDGISRLSRSIASRDAEIQTLFESSKEVTQVLADRSEDIVELMKNSDLVFQELTKRKDAVHALLVNARALAQELRGVVEDNQEQIGPALQEVDGLVSFLVSKKDKLKATLAALGPYVSILSNIIGTGPWFDAYAANLLALPTGEFVPGFDG
- a CDS encoding MCE family protein — protein: MSGRNQRNAVTVAAAVKLGVFTVVSVFVTGLLAVIMGNIGFGERNEYQAIFTNATMLEKGDDVRVAGVNVGEVKKVEHYRRSMAKVSFKVDAGVTLTTASRANIRFLNLVGDRYMSLEQGTGADAADPLVDGATIPVGNTEPALDLTVLFDGFKPLFAALTPDQVNELSMNLVQVLQGEGGTVRSLLDHTASLTTTLADRDQLIGEVVTNLTQTLKTVDDRHEQLSTLIVELKDWMTDLAKDRDTIGSSLDNISELTVAVADLLRRGRPLLKEDIAALRELSKLLNQKENRANLAELLDRMPETMTDQTRTGTYGSWYQYYVCGVSASIRLPLIGDLPIIKEIQKFITDFSFKSTAPRCQDR